A genomic stretch from Microtus pennsylvanicus isolate mMicPen1 chromosome 11, mMicPen1.hap1, whole genome shotgun sequence includes:
- the Septin9 gene encoding septin-9 isoform X6 — protein MADSPRDAMLKQAPVSRNEKAPVDFGYVGIDSILEQMRRKAMKQGFEFNIMVVGQSGLGKSTLINTLFKSKISRKSVQPTSEERIPKTIEIKSITHDIEEKGVRMKLTVIDTPGFGDHINNENCWQPIMKFINDQYEKYLQEEVNINRKKRIPDTRVHCCLYFIPATGHSLRPLDIEFMKRLSKVVNIVPVIAKADTLTLEERVYFKQRIMADLLSNGIDVYPQKEFDEDSEDRLVNEKFREMIPFAVVGSDHEYQVNGKRILGRKTKWGTIEVENTTHCEFAYLRDLLIRTHMQNIKDITSSIHFEAYRVKRLNEGNSAMANGVEEKEPEAQEM, from the exons ATGGCTGACAGCCCTAGAGATGCCATGCTCAAGCAAGCGCCCGTGTCCCGGAATGAGAAGGCGCCCGTGGACTTCGGCTACGTGGGGATCGACTCTATCCTGGAGCAGATGCGCAGGAAGGCCATGAAACAGGGCTTCGAGTTCAACATCATGGTGGTCG gGCAGAGTGGCCTTGGGAAGTCCACCTTAATCAACACCCTCTTCAAGTCCAAGATCAGCCGGAAGTCCGTGCAGCCCACTTCAGAGGAACGCATCCCCAAGACGATCGAAATCAAGTCCATTACCCACG ATATTGAGGAGAAGGGGGTCCGGATGAAGCTGACGGTGATTGACACGCCAGGCTTCGGAGACCACATCAACAATGAAAACTG CTGGCAGCCTATTATGAAGTTCATCAATGACCAGTATGAGAAATACCTGCAGGAGGAGGTCAACATCAACAGGAAGAAGCGCATCCCTGACACGCGCGTCCACTGCTGCCTCTACTTCATCCCGGCCACTGGCCACTC GCTTAGACCCCTGGACATTGAATTCATGAAGCGCCTGAGCAAGGTGGTCAACATCGTCCCAGTCATCGCCAAGGCTGACACACTGACCCTGGAGGAGAGGGTCTACTTCAAACAACGG ATTATGGCAGACCTACTCTCCAATGGCATTGATGTGTACCCCCAGAAGGAGTTTGATGAGGATTCAGAGGACCGACTGGTGAATGAGAAGTTCCGG GAGATGATCCCGTTTGCCGTGGTGGGCAGCGACCACGAGTATCAAGTCAATGGCAAGAGGATCCTGGGAAGGAAGACCAAGTGGGGGACCATTGAAG TTGAGAATACCACTCACTGTGAATTCGCCTACCTGCGGGATCTCCTCATTAG GACACACATGCAGAACATTAAGGACATCACCAGCAGCATCCACTTCGAAGCCTACCGTGTGAAACGCCTCAACGAGGGCAACAGCGCCATGGCCAACGGGGTCGAGGAGAAGGAGCCGGAAGCCCAGGAGATGTAG